ATCGATAAGTGTCGTCCCGACATCCTCATCTCCGAATCCACGTACGCCACAACCATCCGGGACTCCAAGAGGTGCAGGGAGAGGGACTTCCTGAAGAAGGTGCACGAGAGCATAGAGCGAGGGGGGAAGGTAAGAGCTGCCGCACCTGTGGGGCCGCACCTGCTGGGTCGCACCTGCGGGGTCGCACCTGCGGGGCCGCGCCTGCTGGGCCGCACCTGCGGGGCCGCGCCTGCGGGGCCGCACCTGCGGGGCCGCGCCTGCGGGGCCGCGCCTGCTGGGTCGCGCCTGCGGGGTCGCGCCTGCGGGGCCGCACCTGCGGGGCCGCACCTGCGGGGCCGCGCCTGCTGGGTCGCACCTGCGGGGTCGCGCCTGTGGGGCCGCACCTGCGGGGCCGCGCCTGCGGGGCCGCCGCCAGCGGGGTCGCGCCTGCGGGGTCGCGCCtgtggggccccaccagcaggagaagaaTCTGGGGTTTATTCTTCATTGCAGGTTCTGATTCCAGTTTTCGCTCTGGGAAGAGCACAAGAACTCTGCATCCTGTTGGAAACCTTTTGgtagtttcttcttcttcttctactgaATTAAAGACCGGGACAGAAGAGCAAGATGCTCACTGGTTTCCTCCACCAACAGGGAGAGGATGAACCTGAAGGCCCCCATCTACTTCTCCACCGGGCTGACGGAGAAAGCGAACCATTACTACAAGCTCTTCATCACGTGGACCAACCAGAAGATCCGAAAAACCTTCGTGCAGAGGAACATGTTTGAGTTTAAACACATCAAGGCCTTCGACCGCTCCTATGCTGACAACCCCGGCCCCatggtaacccccccccccccagtccatCCAAACACACCAACGCCAGACGTTGAGGTCATTGTGCTCTTTCAGGTGGTCTTCGCCACGCCAGGTATGCTGCACGCCGGTCAGTCCCTGCAGATCTTCAAGAAGTGGGCTGGGAATGAGAAGAACATGGTGAGTTCTGCCCCCCGGGGGTGGGGGCCTCGTTGTCACAGCAACAACACCTCTGGTTCTTCCAGGTCATCATGCCGGGTTACTGCGTCCAAGGAACCATCGGACACAAGATCCTGAACGgccagaggaaactggagatGGAAGGAAGAGCAACAGTAAGACCTTTAGGGACCATCGCTCCGGTTTAGAACCTCCAGGATCCTTCTGGGATCATCTGAACCATTTCAAATCAGAGAGTGAAGCAGTCGTAGGCTGCAGAAGATGAAGGTCCAAGTTCGGTTCCCCGGGAGGAGCATCAGACTAACGCTCCAGACGTCTTTTTCAGCTGGACGTGAAGCTGCAGGTGGAGTACATGTCCTTCAGCGCCCACGCCGACGCCAAAGGCATCATGCAGCTGATCCGCATGGCGGAGCCTCGCAACATGCTGCTGGTCCACGGGGAGGCGGCCAAGATGGAGTTCCTGAAGGGGAAGATCGAGCAGGAGTTCAGTGCGTGCTGGGTCAATCGCGAATGTTAATCCCGCTGACGAGCCTCGTGATCTAATCCCAACCTTCCCGACAGATATCGACTGTTACATGCCGGCCAACGGAGAGACGGTGACAGTAACCACCAATCCCAGCGTTCCCGTGGACATCTCGCTCAACCTGCTGAAGAGGGAGATGGTGCTCGGAGGTGCATTTAGAGTGACTGGGCTGGGGGCGGTCCTTCATCCACCGAGTGGGCGGTCCTTCATTGACACCGGGTGGGCGGTCCTTCATCCACCGAGTGGGCGGTCCTTCATTGACACTGGGTGGGCGGTCCTTCATTGACACCGGGTGGGCGGTCCTTCATCCACCAAGTGGGCGGTCCTTCATATACCGAGTGGGCGGTCCTTCATTGACACTGGGTGGGCGGTCCTTTCTTAACACCAGGTGGGCGGTCCTTTATAACACCGGGTGGGCGGTCCTTCATTGACACCGGGTGGGCGGTCCTTTATTAACACCGGGTGGGCGGTCCTTTCTTAACACCAGGTGGGCGGTCCTTCATTAACACCGGGTGGGCGGTCGTTTATAACACCGGGTGGGCGGTCCTTTCTTAACACCAGGTGGGCGGTCCTTCATTGACACCGGGTGGGCGGTCCTTTATTAACACCGGGTGGGCGGTCCTTTCTTAACACCAGGTGGGCGGTCCTTTATTAACACCGGGTGGGCGGTCCTTCATTGACACCGGGTGGGCGGTCCTTCATTGACACCGGGTGGGCGGTCCTTTATTAACACCGGGTGGGCGGTCCTTCATTGACACCGGGTGGGCGGTCCTTTATTAACACCGGGTGGGCGGTCCTTTATTGACACCGGGTGGGCGGTCGTTTACAACACCGGGTGGGCGGTCCTTCATTGACACCGGGTGGGCGGTCCTTCACATGTGGTGACTTCATTCCTGTCTTTCAGGGCCTCTTCCTGATCCCAAAAAGCCTCGCGCCATGCACGGAACCCTGATTATGAAGGAAAACGTAGGTTTGATCCGCTCATTGTTCAGGAACGCTGGAGCCTGCCGTCACCTCCTGTCTGGTCTCTCCGTCAGAGCCTGAGGTTGGTGTCCTCGGAGCAGGCGCTGAAGGAGCTCGGACTCAACGAGCACCAGCTACGCTTCACCTGCCGAGTCCACCTGCAGGACCCCCACAGTGATAACGACACGCTGCACCGCGTCTACACACACCTGAAGAGGTGCTACTGGGAGGGGGAGGATACATCTGCTGGTGTCACTGGTTCCCCTGTTGACGCTTCTTCTCTTTGCTTCAGCGTGTTGAAGGGTTACACCGTCCAGCACCTCCCCGATGGAACGGTCATGGTGGAGTCCATCGTTGTCAAAGTGTCCTCGTCTGCTGAGGACGCCAGCAtgaaggtgctgctgttgtcatggagctACCAGGTGAGAACCGTTCACTGCGCAGCCGCGCTGCTGCCGCTAGAGGTCGCTGTTCCTCTCTTCGATGTCTTGTTGGTGTTCAGGGTCACATGTTGGATGGAGCACGTGACGCATGCAGCAAGCAGGTCGGaatcttcccccccccccacacacacacacacacacacacacacagaaatgaaagtGAGCGCGTGGGTTATGTCAGAGCTGTGCAGCCGAGCGGTTTATGTGGCTTCGCAACTTCCTGCACAACAAAAGCTCGGCAGCCTTCAGCAACGTCTCATGTTTTTAATCTGAAgtctcacagacacacaagcgACATCAGCAGTGGCACAAACGCACGACAACAGGAACCCGTTCAGGCTCACGGGCAGCAAACTTTTTTCACGATTAGCTTCATTTCTCATGTGGAAAATCAGATTCTAAAAATCACTAAAGCACAAAAAGGAGGGTCGCaaaatctgcagctgctgcgtgaAAATGAGGAAGTGTGAGCGAAGTCCTGATCTCAGACTGTGGATCTGCTTCCAGGACGAGGATCTGGGCAGCTTCCTGTCCACGCTGCTGAAGAAGGGACTTCCTGctggcctctgctgacccaacAGAACCAACAACCCCCAACACTGAAAACCCTGTTTGAATAAAAGCTTTTGTAGAACCTCTGATGTCTGAGATGGTCATTATGGCTTTATGGTGAGGGTGGTTTCTGGGGCGCAGGCGGGCGCGCTGGCATCACGTGGCGTTGATGACGTAAATGCCGCGGTGCCTCCTGGCGCCGTCCCCCAGCCATGACCTCagcctccagctcttccagttGCAGTGGCTGGTGGTGACGTAGTACAGCAGGGGGTCCATGCAGGTGTTGAGGGTGACCAGCGCCATGGTGACCCGCCGGGCGTGGTAGATGGCGTTGATGGCGGCGCAGTTCTGGATGACCTCCATGCGTcccagcaggtgcagcaggtagacCACGTGGTTGGGCATGAAGCAGAGCAGCGTGATGGCCAGGATGGCGTAGATGACCTTCACCGCCTTCGCCGCCGTTTTCGTCTTGATGGCGGAGATGCGCCTCGCCGCCAGCGGGTAGCACACCAGGATGATGGCGGAGGGCAGCAGGGAGCCGAAGGTCAGACACAGGAAGCTGTACGGCGCCAGGCGCGAGGTCCACTCCGTCTTGGCGAAGTTCTCGAAGCACAGGTGGTTTCCCGGTCGGACCCTGTTGGTCTCCAGAGGCCCCATGAGGATGAAGACCAGCATGGCCACGCCCACGGCGCACCAGAGCGCCGCGCTGACGACCATGGCGCACCAGGCGCTCTGCAGCCGCAGGTAGGCGTGGGGGTGCAGCGTGGCCACGTAGCGGTCCACGCAGATGCAGGTCATGAAGCAGATGCTCAGGTAGATGTTGGCGTGGAACAGAATCCCGGAGAGGCGGCAGGAGACGTCTCCGAACACCCAGTTGTTCCCGTTGAGGTGGTAGTGGATTCTGAAGGGCAGCGTGCCGAGGATGAGGAGGTCGGCCAGCGCCAGGCTGCTGATGTAGACGCTGAAGGCCGTGCGGGAGGCCGCCCGGCAGCTGAAGGCCACCAGGACCACCACGTTCCCGGGAAGACCCACGACCAAGGCCAGCACGTAGACCGCCGGGAAGAGGTAGACCTGGTAGTCCGCTGCGGTGACGCTGCAGTTCATGGCTctgtaaccatagcaacaacaacCGTTTTAGCCCCGACTGCGGGCGACTATTTTGGTTCCACGGATTATTGACGCGCGAACCGTCGTGATGCTTAACTAAGATGAGGGCTCCGCGTGAGAACCTCGGCTCCGCGGTGAGGAAGCCGCCGATGCTGAACACGTGAGCTCTAGAAACGTGTCCGAGGGGAACGCCGCCTCCACGCACCCACACGCTGCTGCTTCTGGAAACTCTGAgctcatccaggtcattgtctCCAAggcagttttctctgtcaactggactggggtTCTTCTcttgatccagcagacaaaggggagacacctcagcAGGAACTaggaacgacccgaccaacgaccctgctaacgactctcaggtgaccacccagatcattagcatgcagatggtccacaggggctctATATTTTctagctctctccccagcgatttcagaactgaagaagcctcctgGATAGAAGGAGAaccgtcttcaagagaagaaacccagtccagttgacagagagaACCACCTTGGGTCTTTTTACTCTTAAGTGTCTCTAAAAAGTTCGGCGTTCCCTCTCAACATGAATCTCAAGAAGCTTCACAAACTCTAAACTCTGGATCTAAGAGGCAAAATACAGAAACACACTTACTGGATTTTGTTCTCAAAACTCGAAGGTTGGTTCCGTGAAAGGTTCTGGTTGTTCTTCAGCTCATCTCTCAGAACGAAGTCGGTCTGAGACTCGTCGCTCAGGtctttaatttcctgttttggggcATGTGTAGCTTCAAGGgggcggggtgtgtgtgtgtgtgtgcgtgcgtgtgtgtgtgtgtgtgtgtgtgtgtgcgtgcgtgcgtgcgtgtgtgtgtgtgtgtgtgtgtgtgagagtcatgttcacTCCGTAGGTGTATTTTTTAGTTACATGACTCAAAGTGGAGCTTTGAAGGTGTTTCGACACTTGAACAAGAGAAAGTTTCATCGTTTCCTTTCACTCAGGCAGGATGAGACGTTTGAGTGAGTCGCTGTAATATTCAGCATCATtagaaatgaacaaaaatgtaaagaaaattcAGACTTTTCCTTGAAATAGAGGAAGAAATtcaagattcagattcagatcctttattgtcccacacggggaaatttacagtgctgATCCGGGAGGAGTGGAAtttacaaagaggatgtatatttataataatccaggtaaatgga
This genomic window from Takifugu rubripes chromosome 3, fTakRub1.2, whole genome shotgun sequence contains:
- the ints11 gene encoding integrator complex subunit 11 isoform X1 — its product is MPEIKVTPLGAGQDVGRSCILVSIGGKNIMLDCGMHMGYNDDRRFPDFSYVTQNGRLTDFLDCVIISHFHLDHCGALPFMSEMVGYDGPIYMTHPTKAICPILLEDFRKITVDKKGETNFFTSQMIKDCMKKVVPLNLHQTVQVDDELEIKAYYAGHVLGAAMVQIKVGSESVVYTGDYNMTPDRHLGAAWIDKCRPDILISESTYATTIRDSKRCRERDFLKKVHESIERGGKVLIPVFALGRAQELCILLETFWERMNLKAPIYFSTGLTEKANHYYKLFITWTNQKIRKTFVQRNMFEFKHIKAFDRSYADNPGPMVVFATPGMLHAGQSLQIFKKWAGNEKNMVIMPGYCVQGTIGHKILNGQRKLEMEGRATLDVKLQVEYMSFSAHADAKGIMQLIRMAEPRNMLLVHGEAAKMEFLKGKIEQEFNIDCYMPANGETVTVTTNPSVPVDISLNLLKREMVLGGPLPDPKKPRAMHGTLIMKENSLRLVSSEQALKELGLNEHQLRFTCRVHLQDPHSDNDTLHRVYTHLKSVLKGYTVQHLPDGTVMVESIVVKVSSSAEDASMKVLLLSWSYQDEDLGSFLSTLLKKGLPAGLC
- the ints11 gene encoding integrator complex subunit 11 isoform X2, whose amino-acid sequence is MPEIKVTPLGAGQDVGRSCILVSIGGKNIMLDCGMHMGYNDDRRFPDFSYVTQNGRLTDFLDCVIISHFHLDHCGALPFMSEMVGYDGPIYMTHPTKAICPILLEDFRKITVDKKGETNFFTSQMIKDCMKKVVPLNLHQTVQVDDELEIKAYYAGHVLGAAMVQIKVGSESVVYTGDYNMTPDRHLGAAWIDKCRPDILISESTYATTIRDSKRCRERDFLKKVHESIERGGKVLIPVFALGRAQELCILLETFWERMNLKAPIYFSTGLTEKANHYYKLFITWTNQKIRKTFVQRNMFEFKHIKAFDRSYADNPGPMVVFATPGMLHAGQSLQIFKKWAGNEKNMVIMPGYCVQGTIGHKILNGQRKLEMEGRATLDVKLQVEYMSFSAHADAKGIMQLIRMAEPRNMLLVHGEAAKMEFLKGKIEQEFNIDCYMPANGETVTVTTNPSVPVDISLNLLKREMVLGGAFRVTGLGAVLHPPSGRSFIDTGASS
- the LOC101063099 gene encoding proteinase-activated receptor 3, encoding MNCSVTAADYQVYLFPAVYVLALVVGLPGNVVVLVAFSCRAASRTAFSVYISSLALADLLILGTLPFRIHYHLNGNNWVFGDVSCRLSGILFHANIYLSICFMTCICVDRYVATLHPHAYLRLQSAWCAMVVSAALWCAVGVAMLVFILMGPLETNRVRPGNHLCFENFAKTEWTSRLAPYSFLCLTFGSLLPSAIILVCYPLAARRISAIKTKTAAKAVKVIYAILAITLLCFMPNHVVYLLHLLGRMEVIQNCAAINAIYHARRVTMALVTLNTCMDPLLYYVTTSHCNWKSWRLRSWLGDGARRHRGIYVINAT